In the Plasmodium yoelii strain 17X genome assembly, chromosome: 3 genome, one interval contains:
- a CDS encoding ubiquinol-cytochrome-c reductase complex assembly factor 1, putative → MWNKSRKVLLLNRRYSFFRCFTNQVKVYDNIKIIESKNLYEDKNTKISIRESSKYIIPIPQCDRSFISSLVYRLFLKHTEYGECAWRLVHLIIERLENEEILKIFQIDESFNMKMYFYILHLWIINKRLRHECYQGEIMNTYIFDITWRIVRDWMLLKNVPEYSFNTELLNCQEYAFGFLVHLDEASTNVDTFPSLLKNILWEHLYEKKVKKSGQIVTELSKYSILQMRHVFNLSSDHFLQASFIWADFYNQKKLNRRLPALCQQISYGGYRPKDKSKYLPYDDGKKILPRVY, encoded by the exons ATGTGGAATAAAAGTAGAAAAGTATTATTACTAAACAGAagatattcattttttcgaTGCTTTACTAATCAAGTAAAAGTATAtgacaatataaaaattatagaaagcaaaaatttatatgaagACAAAAATACTAAAATTAGTATTCGAGAATCatcaaaatatatcataCCAATACCTCAATGTGATCGTTCCTTTATCAGTTCTCTTGTTTATAGACTTTTCCT AAAACATACAGAATATGGAGAATGTGCATGGAGGTTAGTTCATCTGATAATAGAACGATTGGAAAATGAAGagatattgaaaatatttcaaatagATGAATCATTTAATATGAAAATGTACTTTTATATTCTTCATCTATGGATAATTAACAAAAGATTAAGACATGAATGTTATCAAGGCGAAATAATGAATACATACATTTTTGATATAACATGGAGAATTGTTCGTGATTGGAtgcttttaaaaaatgttccAGAATATTCTTTTAATACAGAACTTTTAAATTGTCAGGAATATGCTTTTGGg TTTTTAGTACATTTAGATGAAGCCTCTACCAATGTTGATACCTTCCCTTCACTCTTGAAGAATATATTATGGGA GCACCTATacgaaaaaaaagtaaaaaaatctGGACAAATTGTCACAGAGTTGAGTAAATATAGTATACTTCAAATGAGACACgtatttaatttatcaagTGACCATTTTTTACAAGCCTCTTTTATCTG ggctgatttttataatcaaaaaaaattaaatcgTCGTTTGCCCGCATTATGCCAGCAAATATCATATGGAG gTTATCGCCCAAAAGATAAAAGCAAATATCTTCCCTATGACGatgggaaaaaaatattacccAGGGTTTATTAA
- a CDS encoding apicoplast beta-ketoacyl-acyl carrier protein synthase III precursor, putative: MVFYVVILILYHFTSFFFALEIKKYKYNFLNNVHSIHHTTRIRAVDGGVGGKIIGHGHSYPSHEIHNDELKKYIDTNDEWIQTRTGIKKRRVLKKNENITALQVESAKQALKNALLSPLDIDMIINASSTPQNLFGDANNISNELGCKNSVNMDLTAACTGFVFAFATAYNFLSKYKNILIIGSDALSNFVDWRDRNTCVLFGDGAGAIILQRTNRNEENNIYDYYIGSNSELNNLLTINFENDKDNLDAPNQNKYGKINMNGKEVFKYAINKIPNVLKKSVENINLKLNDVDYFIFHQANIRILESVANTLNIPKSKILVNLDKYANTSAASIPLCFSENISNGKIKRNNIICMCGFGAGMSYGCITFKY; encoded by the exons atggtTTTTTACGTAGTTATATTAATTCTATACCATTTTacttcctttttttttgcactcgaaataaaaaaatataaatataattttttaaataatgttCATTCTATACACCATACAACTAGAATACGTGCTGTTGATGGGGGAG TTGGAGGTAAAATAATTGGCCATGGTCATTCTTATCCTTCACATGAAATTCATAatgatgaattaaaaaaatatattgatacAAACGACGAA TGGATACAAACCAGAacaggaattaaaaaaagaagggtactaaaaaaaaatgaaaatataacagCTTTACAAGTAGAAAGTGCTAAACAAGCTTTAAAAAATGCGTTATTAAGTCCGTTAGATATAGATatg ATTATAAACGCATCTTCTACACCTCAAAATTTATTTGGAGATGCAAATAATATTAGTAATGAACTAGGATGCAAAAATAGTGTTAATATGGATTTAACAGCAGCATGCACAGGATTTGTCTTTGCTTTTGCTACGG catacaattttttatcaaaatataaaaacattttaataattgGAAGTGATGCATTGAGTAATTTTGTAGATTGGAGAGATCGGAATACATGCGTTTTATTTGGGGATGGAGCAG gAGCTATAATTTTACAAAGAACAAACagaaatgaagaaaataatatttatgacTATTATATAGGATCAAATAGCGAactaaataatttattaacaattaattttgaaaatgataaagataATTTAGATGCCCCAaaccaaaataaatatggaaaaataaatatgaatggAAAAGAAGTATTTAAATAtgcaataaataaaatacctaatgttttaaaaaaatctgtagaaaatatcaatttaaaattaaatgatgttgattattttatatttcacCAAGCTAATATTAGAATTTTAGAATCAGTtgcaaatactttaaataTACCAAAATCAAAA ATTTTGGTAAACTTGGATAAATACGCAAACACATCAGCAGCTTCAATACCTCTATGCTTCTCGGAAAAT atatCCAAtgggaaaataaaaaggaataaCATTATATGTATGTGTGGTTTTGGGGCTGGAATGTCATATGGAtgtattacatttaaatattaa
- a CDS encoding UDP-N-acetylglucosamine transferase subunit ALG14, putative, whose amino-acid sequence MLVTLCCLSVFIYIYFFFFKKIFYNKNSIQNEDIEIGVVLGSGGHTFEILEILKLIKNDNIIFHFFCANGDNLSKEKAEKEFEKYRTNFVFIPRCRNIGESYLIALIKFIFIFIYCIFLTYKLNNIKLLIVNGPGTCVPVVFSLLFKKYIFFKKIKIIYIESVCRIYSLSLSGKILYRFTDMFVVFSKHLQNKYKKAKFYGYLF is encoded by the coding sequence atgcttGTAACTCTTTGTTGCTTAagtgtatttatatatatatattttttttttttcaaaaaaatattctataataaaaatagtatacAAAATGAAGACATTGAAATTGGTGTAGTTTTAGGATCAGGAGGACATACATTTGAAATATTAGAAATATTAAAActcataaaaaatgataatataatttttcattttttttgtgcaAATGGTGATAATTTGAGTAAGGAAAAAGCAGAAAAAGAATTTGAAAAGTATAGAacaaattttgtttttataccAAGGTGTAGAAATATAGGAGAATCATATTTAATCgctttaattaaatttatatttatatttatatattgcatatttttaacatataaattaaataatattaaattattgaTAGTAAATGGTCCTGGAACATGTGTACCTGTTGTATTTTCAttactatttaaaaaatatattttttttaaaaaaataaagataatatatatagaaagtGTTTGTAGAATATATTCTTTATCTTTGAGTggaaaaattttatatagatTTACTGACATGTTTGTTGTTTTTTCTAaacatttacaaaataaatataagaaGGCAAAGTTTTATGGCTATTTATTctga